Within the Erigeron canadensis isolate Cc75 chromosome 6, C_canadensis_v1, whole genome shotgun sequence genome, the region taaatgcagCAAAACCATAACTtgtttaaaagtaattaaaaggaaagtaaaaaagaaaagctAACTAGAAATACGTAAAAAGAATGATAAATTGCTAACCGAAGATGGTGTTGGTGGGGTTATAGGCAGCCTGGTTCTTGGCAGCATCCCCAACCAAACGTTCTGTGTCATTGAAGGCAACAGATGAGGGTGTGGTACGATTTCCTTGATCATTTGCTATGATCTCAATACGGTTGTGTTGCCAAACAGCAACACAAGAGTAAGTCGTTCCCAGATCAATACCAATGGCTGGAACTTTACCTCTTGTGAACATTTTTCAAAAGGGATAAAGAAATTACAATGCAGAATTATGTAAAAATGGTCCTCTTACCATCGTAATATATACTTGAATCTTTCAGATAAGGTACCAACCAAAAGGTACCCTCTGGTTACCTGGTAACTGTGACTAATCAACTTCTAATAGTAATTGCAAATGTACTTTGACCTTTAGGATTTCTGTGATTAATTATGTATCTTTGGTCAAATAATAGATTCCATTTTACTATCACAATTTCAACCACTCAATTATGTACAAACTACAAAGTTTGTGATGTGTTTGGGAAATACAGCACTGTTAAAGCTTTAGGTAACGGGAATAAACAAATGGATTAGGATGCTGAAGCACAAAAAAAGGTTACCTGTGACCTACCTCGATGCCTATAATAACGACTCTTTTAACAATCGCGATTCAAAACGTTAATTCACTGGTCTATCAGATACAAGCCGTCCTGCAATGAACCCGTCCTGCAATGGTCCTCTTTTGACATCCACATAAGTAACAACCCGTCCTGCAATGAACAgaatttaactaattttttcTAGTTAGGCCGGATGTAGGCCATTGTTAATGCCACTTATTGCTAGTAAtgaaacaaaattaaatttaaaattgtcATCTACAGATTTAGGGTTTAGGTACAATAAAGAAGAAGTTCAAGACTTCAGAATGGGCAAAAGAAGAGGCTCATAATCTACTAGTACAAGTTTATTATCGCTTACTTTCACTTTATTGCACGGCCAGCTGGAATCCTAACCATTTAGAGTAAATAACCAGAGCTTGAAAAGACAACTAGACCATCCAAAAGGTGGTGGTTTAACCACTCTAGCCAGTTCTGTACCAAAACAAACAACTACCAAAACAAACAGCTACCATTTACTCTGCTATCTTTAACACAATCGACTAATAGGTAGTGCATCCATAAGTCAAGTTTAGATTCCTCAGAACATAAACCATGAAACTACAATGGATCACCAAAATGAGATTCCTGCCtaaaaacaatcataaattTAGTAAGCATACTTGCAATTTAACCAAGTCTTAATCATGAAGCATCCCAAAAGTACATATTGCAATTCAATATAAAGCACAATTCAAAAGGAACCCACATAACTAGAAAGATTTGTGTAACAAAATTATCCTATGAATTGAAGATAGCTGGAATAATGCATCTAATATCTCTTGTTAAAGCCACCAGCACCCCTGCCAAAACCAGGACCAGATGGCACCGACTGTGGCTCAGCAGACGCCTTAACAACACCAGGAAGATCACCCATGCCAAGAGCATTAAGCATTTCAAGGGTCTCCTTATCAACCTCGATCAAATCAGTCTTGATAGCAGACTCGTCAGGCACAAAGTCCATTCGACGCTCACGTTCTTCCTCCTGCAACTTCAAAGAAATGCCCCTCACTGGTCCCTTCTGGATACGCTTCATCAAGTGAGTAGAGAACCCAGCAATCTTGTTCCTCAAACGCTTGGAGGGAATGATGGCAACTTCCTCCAAAATCTTCTTGTTCGTGTGAAAGTCCAAAGTCATCTTCCCATAGTACCTCTCGATCACCACCCTTGAGGATTTCTTAACAGTCTTGGTACGTACACGACCCATTTTTCAGCTTCTCCTTGCGGTTTATcccaaaactaaaacaaatcAAAGTTAACACAAAAGCACATTAATAAGATGTCCCCTAAATTCAATCTTATTACTCAGACAGATACAAATCAACACAGCAATGTACACAATCTTATTTGGTAACCGAAACAGACAACaaatataaaagtgaaaaaaagagGCAATACAATCACATGCTATTGATATTGATGCTGTAAAATAGTCTCATaagaacaaaaatatttaatccaCACAAATCAATTATCGGTCACTCACCAAAaagttttttatgtaaaaataaacatataaatatataactatctGACAAATGTTTTATGttgtaataattttaataatacttATATCAGCTAATCAGTGTTCTTCATATGGTTTAATACTTTAATTACACCACTTTTCTGATTATAACTACAGTAAATCTAATCGGAGATGTAAGTACAGTGTATCATTTTAAACTAAAACATTAATCAAACAACAagtttgtttcaaataaaatttCCTAACACATCATTATTGAAGTTATATGTTTGCAAACAAATAACGATACAAACTAATGtaagatatatatgaaaatatagatatagtatAAGTATTAAAAACCGGAGAACGAAAGAGATCAGTATAGGGTATACCTCTCGTGGTTTGTGACGGTGAAGAGCGGCGGCACACAAATCTCACAAGAATATGATATATAAGGTACCGCTGCAAAATGAAACCCTTATTTTCATATACTTGTCACTAGGGGGCAAACTTGTCTTTTCCTACATTTTACATAGTTCATGTTTTAACCCCTTTGCTatctattcttgttatttttaccttttagtattcgattatttttgtataaactATTTCATTTTACGGAAGATTTATTCTAAAAGTGAGCGACAGGTTTTGTTACTAGTTTACACAAATTCTATATCACAAAACTAAAATCTAGAATACTTATAAACATCAAAGTTCTTTACAGACCCATTGATGAGAATGTGTGAGAAATATGGTCACACAAAGTGAGAAAGATTACTAAGTTTTGTTCTCaaatccctacattatataaaatttattagttattgcctatgtggcatgcttaaaaataaaagaaagcccaaaaatcattacaatattgctccttggaaggtctacggattagttacttttataagaagttcaaatttttgaaaatttgaatatgtaaccgttcgtgtattgcttgtggcgattacttccttgcatgtctatgtctatataaggccacttccattcagttttaaggcattcaaaatgtaaacacataacagatcaattttagcatggcttcactaaaacatgtttcaattaaaaatttgcgtccaaataataagccatgtacaataacggttagaatttgcgggtatggaagcaacctctatatggagatgttaataacataggtagtattgagatgatcctgatggatgaacatgtaagtattcattatttgtgaatttttctttttttattagattactttttaacataactttttttcgaatttataactagctttttaacattctaatgtataaacattttcattttgacagtttgataaagtggttgttgttgcaacaatcggttttattccaaccgaccagttatggtatttaatggaatgtgtgaactgttctcaagaagttaagttgaccgatctctacatggatgcagtcgacattattgatgctttaagggacaacaaaatgtggatttgttgttcatgtaacaaggaaggagttctcatcaatcatgggtatatatttatatttcatattaaaagtctataatcattaagttgtgtggtaaattgtatctctgtttttcttttttttttttgtaggtttaatgtgcaagttaggattgccGATGCCACtagtgctattggagttaaaatgaatgatcaacaaatttcaaatcttatataaagaacagcctatcaaatttgtgatgaaaattatgaggtatatttggtttattttagtgctaaataagactttcctatgcattttaagtcattattttttttaaaatggtcattagttgtaataggagtacatttacttcgttacatgcatgcttgaactggtgttaaataaattatttaaggttatagcgcatctacgtgggtctatatatcaaagtgggggaaaattcataatacctatcacatccaggtaatcaacataatccttcttatatgcgcctactatgggaaatcaattttataatttctctctgGCGTGCAATGTACACGTTTTAAGCcatcgtgtatcattaataaatcccaaggtatatctagcatttttcttctttaaattaatcaactcataagaatatttttattatgtccaactcagttatatttattcattgatacaatcttaaaataaagtttaagaaaaattatttagggttgtccatgcatcgcacggggtctaagcactagttaCTATATAAATGATTGTGCCTccaataaaatgtaaaaaataggCCTACGATTCACTGTGACCTCCATATGTACACTAGATCGATAGATATAAGAAGATTTACCATCTGATATTTGTAAAATTATTAGTCACATTatcacttattttaaaattaaaacaaaaaaataataatatggtaTTTCATAAACTTTGCGTTCAATGTGTGTGATAggacattttttatatatgacatGGAACCTACAAGAAAATTTATTCTGATTGTGTTAATAGTTATTTGtattactatataaaacaaattactcCACCCTCTTAactaattaagattttaaaataaccaTATTACCCCTCTTcgttattcattaatttaaatatcttcacttatttacctataatacctttaatgaaataaattacaacatatatcCTCCAACCCTTAAAGAACTATATTAACCCCTCTTAAATCAAATAATCTACATCAATTCAGCACC harbors:
- the LOC122603551 gene encoding 40S ribosomal protein S17; this translates as MGRVRTKTVKKSSRVVIERYYGKMTLDFHTNKKILEEVAIIPSKRLRNKIAGFSTHLMKRIQKGPVRGISLKLQEEERERRMDFVPDESAIKTDLIEVDKETLEMLNALGMGDLPGVVKASAEPQSVPSGPGFGRGAGGFNKRY